The proteins below are encoded in one region of Corynebacterium sphenisci DSM 44792:
- the typA gene encoding translational GTPase TypA, whose translation MSNPEFRNVAIVAHVDHGKTTLVNAMLEQSGVFGDHGEITDRVMDSGDLEREKGITILAKNTAIRRKGEAADGGDLVINVIDTPGHADFGGEVERALSMVDGVVLLVDASEGPLPQTRFVLGKALAASMPVIICVNKTDRPDARIDAVVEEAQDLLLELAAIVEDPAAAQVAEDNLSLPVIYASGRAGRAATVNPGDGNLPDSPDLQPLFDVIREVLPEPSADVDGPLRAQVTNLDSSSFLGRIGLIRIHSGRIRKGQQVAWIHYDPDGAQHVKTAKIAELLRTVGMTRVAAEEAVAGDIAAVSGIDEIMIGDTLCDPEHPDPMPRITVDEPAISMTVGVNTSPLAGRGGGDKLTARVVKARLDQELVGNVSLRVLPTERPDAWEVQGRGEMALAVLVETMRREGFELTVGKPQVVTRTIDGVLHEPTEHLVIDVPEEHLGAVTQLMAARKGRLGQMGNHGSGWVRMEYTVPSRGLIGFRTTFMTETKGTGIANHYSAGYEPWAGEIKSRATGSLVADRSGQITAYALMQLSDRGSFFVEPGDQAYEGMVVGQNPRDEDMDINITKEKKLTNMRSATADATVTLEKARSLTLEEAMEFCGGDECVEVTPDAIRVRKVILDSTERGRARSREKARNRSS comes from the coding sequence GTGAGCAACCCCGAATTCCGCAATGTCGCCATCGTCGCCCACGTCGACCACGGCAAGACCACCCTCGTCAACGCGATGCTCGAGCAGTCGGGCGTCTTCGGCGACCACGGGGAGATCACCGACCGGGTGATGGACTCCGGGGATCTGGAGCGGGAGAAGGGCATCACCATCCTCGCCAAGAACACCGCCATCCGGCGGAAGGGGGAGGCCGCCGACGGCGGGGACCTGGTGATCAACGTCATCGACACCCCCGGCCACGCCGACTTCGGCGGCGAGGTGGAGCGCGCCCTGTCCATGGTGGACGGGGTGGTGCTGCTGGTCGACGCCTCCGAGGGCCCGCTGCCGCAGACCCGCTTCGTGCTCGGCAAGGCCCTGGCCGCCTCCATGCCGGTGATCATCTGCGTGAACAAGACCGACCGGCCCGACGCCCGGATCGACGCGGTGGTGGAGGAGGCCCAGGATCTGCTCCTGGAGCTGGCCGCCATCGTCGAGGACCCGGCCGCCGCCCAGGTCGCCGAGGACAACCTCTCGCTGCCGGTGATCTACGCCTCCGGCCGCGCCGGCCGGGCCGCCACGGTCAACCCCGGCGACGGCAACCTGCCCGATTCGCCGGATCTGCAGCCCCTCTTCGACGTGATCCGGGAGGTGCTCCCGGAGCCCTCCGCCGATGTCGACGGCCCGCTGCGCGCCCAGGTCACCAACCTGGACTCCTCCTCCTTCCTCGGCCGGATCGGGCTCATCCGGATCCACTCCGGGCGGATCCGCAAGGGCCAGCAGGTCGCCTGGATCCACTACGACCCGGATGGCGCGCAGCATGTCAAGACCGCCAAGATCGCGGAGCTGCTGCGCACCGTGGGCATGACCCGGGTCGCCGCCGAGGAGGCCGTCGCCGGGGACATCGCCGCGGTCAGCGGCATCGACGAGATCATGATCGGCGACACCCTCTGCGATCCGGAGCACCCGGACCCGATGCCCCGGATCACCGTCGACGAGCCGGCGATCTCGATGACCGTGGGCGTGAACACCTCCCCGCTGGCCGGCCGCGGCGGCGGCGACAAGCTCACCGCCCGGGTGGTCAAGGCCCGCCTGGACCAGGAGCTGGTCGGCAACGTCAGCCTGCGGGTGCTGCCCACCGAGCGCCCCGACGCCTGGGAGGTGCAGGGCCGCGGCGAGATGGCGCTGGCGGTGCTGGTGGAGACCATGCGCCGGGAGGGCTTCGAGCTCACCGTCGGCAAACCCCAGGTGGTCACCCGCACCATCGACGGGGTGCTCCACGAGCCCACCGAGCACCTGGTCATCGACGTGCCCGAGGAGCACCTCGGCGCGGTCACCCAGCTGATGGCCGCCCGCAAGGGCCGGCTCGGCCAGATGGGCAACCACGGCTCCGGCTGGGTGCGCATGGAGTACACGGTGCCCTCCCGCGGACTGATCGGCTTCCGCACCACCTTCATGACCGAGACCAAGGGCACCGGCATCGCCAACCACTACTCCGCCGGCTACGAGCCCTGGGCCGGGGAGATCAAGAGCCGAGCCACCGGCTCCCTGGTCGCCGACCGCTCCGGGCAGATCACCGCCTACGCGCTGATGCAGCTCTCCGACCGGGGCAGCTTCTTCGTCGAACCCGGCGACCAGGCCTACGAGGGCATGGTCGTGGGCCAGAACCCCCGCGACGAGGACATGGACATCAACATCACCAAGGAGAAGAAGCTCACCAACATGCGCTCGGCCACGGCCGACGCCACGGTCACCCTGGAGAAGGCGCGCAGCCTCACCCTGGAGGAGGCCATGGAGTTCTGCGGCGGCGACGAGTGCGTGGAGGTCACCCCGGACGCGATCCGGGTGCGCAAGGTGATCCTGGACTCCACCGAGCGCGGCCGCGCCCGCTCCCGGGAGAAGGCCCGCAACCGCAGCAGCTGA
- a CDS encoding ABC transporter substrate-binding protein: protein MSHGPVAPRRARAAAALAAAALAASCMANPGDPPVVADPGGGAPPEPAPAGRDEAVIEIGVGVFGEGFNPHLAATADPVTDLVADMVLPSAFIPDADDPARLVRNGDLLSSAAVLGPEGTPARDFDAAAAAPGEKTLRYRIAPGAQWSDGTPISGADFTYLREGMVRTPGVRGGAGYERITSITVTGAGRVVDVAVEGPLPQWRELFRHLLPSHLLRAGGGSFATIMRDGVVASGAAFAVENIDIGRNEVRLVRNDRFWGRRPPLTETVVLRAERGPVPGAEQLRTGRLQAVQVRPEETTALAYSMVPGATLLPTPRPRTLTLQANLASPWLADRDTRRAVLAAVSQGDIAAVATGRRSDLVIPAPPASIAEADRAPLPPGPLVIGAMDGEVATAAARVIAAELTAAGVETTVSRAEPDELARTALPHGMVDLVVGWADDADTVLAAADRFGCPARTRIAGRAGDPAIGLRGPGRAGAEGEPAPGADGAAGTGADPSAGEAAPDWAPEDPGEPVGRPPARGGNLSGLCDPLVERLLAEHAAEVAVPAELRAAIDAAAVALPIVADGTLTVIGEDVAARGRGAPAGWPAAADIGALLTLPDWRRVPAGRAADPDPGADPGDPDAAPAGQDRRGPDRAEDPGRRETEEQEERG, encoded by the coding sequence ATGTCCCACGGCCCCGTCGCGCCCCGCCGCGCCCGTGCGGCGGCGGCGCTGGCCGCCGCCGCCCTCGCCGCGTCCTGCATGGCCAACCCCGGCGATCCCCCGGTGGTCGCCGACCCCGGCGGCGGCGCCCCGCCGGAGCCGGCGCCCGCCGGCCGCGACGAGGCGGTCATCGAAATCGGGGTGGGCGTGTTCGGAGAGGGATTCAACCCGCACCTGGCGGCCACCGCCGACCCGGTCACCGACCTGGTCGCGGACATGGTGCTGCCCAGCGCCTTCATCCCGGACGCCGATGACCCGGCCCGGCTGGTGCGCAACGGGGACCTGCTCTCCTCGGCGGCGGTGCTCGGCCCCGAGGGCACCCCGGCGCGCGACTTCGACGCCGCCGCGGCCGCCCCCGGGGAGAAGACCCTGCGCTACCGGATCGCCCCGGGGGCGCAGTGGTCCGACGGCACCCCGATCTCGGGGGCGGACTTCACCTACCTGCGCGAGGGCATGGTGCGCACCCCCGGGGTGCGCGGCGGCGCCGGCTACGAGCGGATCACCTCGATCACGGTCACCGGGGCGGGCCGGGTCGTCGACGTCGCCGTCGAGGGCCCGCTGCCGCAGTGGCGGGAGCTGTTCCGGCATCTGCTGCCCAGCCACCTGCTGCGCGCCGGGGGCGGCTCCTTCGCCACCATCATGCGCGACGGGGTGGTCGCCTCGGGGGCGGCCTTCGCCGTGGAGAACATCGACATCGGCCGCAACGAGGTGCGCCTGGTGCGCAACGACCGGTTCTGGGGCCGCCGGCCGCCGCTGACCGAGACCGTGGTGCTGCGCGCCGAACGGGGCCCGGTGCCCGGCGCCGAGCAGCTGCGCACCGGCCGGCTGCAGGCGGTGCAGGTCCGCCCCGAGGAGACCACCGCCCTGGCCTACTCCATGGTGCCGGGGGCCACCCTGCTGCCCACCCCCCGGCCGCGCACCCTCACCCTGCAGGCCAACCTGGCCTCCCCGTGGCTGGCCGACCGGGACACCCGGCGGGCGGTGCTCGCCGCGGTCTCCCAGGGCGATATCGCCGCGGTGGCCACCGGGCGGCGCTCGGATCTGGTGATCCCGGCCCCGCCGGCGAGCATCGCCGAGGCGGACCGGGCGCCGCTGCCGCCGGGGCCGCTGGTGATCGGGGCGATGGACGGCGAGGTCGCCACCGCCGCGGCCCGGGTGATCGCCGCCGAGCTCACCGCCGCGGGGGTGGAGACCACCGTCTCCCGGGCGGAGCCCGATGAGCTGGCCCGCACCGCGCTGCCGCACGGCATGGTGGACCTGGTGGTGGGCTGGGCCGATGACGCGGACACGGTGCTCGCCGCCGCGGACCGCTTCGGCTGCCCGGCCCGGACCCGGATCGCCGGCCGCGCCGGGGACCCCGCCATCGGCCTGCGCGGGCCCGGCCGCGCCGGGGCCGAGGGGGAGCCCGCGCCCGGGGCGGACGGGGCGGCGGGGACCGGGGCGGACCCGTCCGCGGGGGAGGCGGCGCCGGACTGGGCCCCGGAGGATCCCGGGGAGCCGGTGGGCCGGCCGCCGGCGCGCGGGGGCAACCTCTCCGGGCTGTGCGATCCGCTGGTGGAGCGGCTGCTCGCCGAGCATGCCGCGGAGGTGGCGGTGCCCGCGGAGCTGCGCGCGGCGATCGACGCCGCCGCGGTGGCGCTGCCCATCGTCGCCGACGGCACCCTGACCGTGATCGGCGAGGACGTCGCCGCCCGCGGCCGCGGCGCCCCGGCCGGCTGGCCGGCGGCCGCGGACATCGGGGCGCTGCTGACCCTGCCGGACTGGCGGCGGGTGCCCGCCGGCCGCGCCGCGGACCCGGACCCGGGGGCCGACCCCGGTGATCCGGACGCGGCGCCGGCGGGGCAGGATCGACGGGGGCCGGACCGGGCGGAGGATCCCGGCCGGCGCGAGACCGAGGAGCAGGAGGAGCGAGGATGA
- the mshB gene encoding N-acetyl-1-D-myo-inositol-2-amino-2-deoxy-alpha-D-glucopyranoside deacetylase, translated as MSLDGYRVTAVHAHPDDETLWTGGTLARLARLGAEVTVLTCTMGECGEVIGEPYAALVAEELDMLGPFRIRELADALAALGVNGAAHVPRFLGGIGRWRDSGMAGTPTAEHPRAFVSSGEEAVAALAAELGRLRPHLVLTYDADGGYGHPDHIRAHEITVAAADRLRAEAAGGADADLWGTAWAVTDRAAAAAGFAAITEVPAGWLAAGVDDIATAEGGIAVHLAEEDLAAKRAAMAAHATQVWLGDGRVSDVNPAPARGAVDSSGAADGVWALSNLLCQPLLPVEHYRAGSADPALLDAVLGAR; from the coding sequence ATGAGCCTCGACGGCTACCGCGTCACCGCGGTGCACGCCCACCCCGATGACGAGACCCTGTGGACCGGGGGCACCCTGGCCCGGCTGGCCCGGCTGGGCGCCGAGGTCACCGTGCTCACCTGCACCATGGGCGAATGCGGGGAGGTGATCGGCGAACCCTACGCGGCGCTGGTCGCCGAGGAGCTGGACATGCTCGGGCCCTTCCGGATCCGGGAGCTCGCCGACGCCCTGGCCGCCCTCGGGGTCAACGGCGCGGCGCACGTGCCCCGCTTCCTCGGCGGGATCGGGCGCTGGCGCGACTCCGGGATGGCCGGCACCCCCACCGCCGAACACCCCCGGGCCTTCGTCTCCTCCGGGGAGGAGGCGGTCGCCGCGCTGGCCGCGGAACTGGGCCGGCTGCGCCCCCACCTGGTGCTCACCTACGACGCCGACGGCGGCTACGGCCACCCCGACCACATCCGGGCCCACGAGATCACCGTCGCCGCCGCCGACCGGCTGCGCGCGGAGGCCGCCGGCGGCGCCGACGCCGACCTGTGGGGCACCGCCTGGGCGGTCACCGACCGGGCGGCCGCCGCCGCCGGCTTCGCCGCGATCACCGAGGTGCCCGCCGGCTGGCTGGCCGCCGGGGTGGACGACATCGCCACCGCCGAGGGCGGGATCGCGGTGCACCTGGCGGAGGAGGACCTCGCCGCGAAACGCGCCGCGATGGCCGCGCACGCCACCCAGGTGTGGTTGGGCGACGGCCGGGTCAGCGACGTCAACCCGGCGCCCGCCCGCGGGGCGGTGGACTCCTCCGGGGCCGCCGACGGGGTGTGGGCGCTGTCCAACCTGCTCTGCCAGCCGCTGCTGCCGGTGGAGCACTACCGGGCCGGCTCGGCCGACCCGGCGCTGCTCGACGCCGTGCTGGGGGCGCGATGA
- the fdxA gene encoding ferredoxin codes for MTYVIAQPCVDVMDRACVEECPVDCIYEGKRSLYIHPDECVDCGACEPVCPVEAIFYEDDVPDEWIDYIDANADFFDDLGSPGGAARLGPQDFDVPLIANLPPQAEE; via the coding sequence ATGACCTACGTCATCGCCCAGCCCTGCGTCGACGTCATGGATCGCGCGTGCGTCGAGGAATGCCCGGTCGACTGCATCTACGAGGGCAAGCGCAGCCTGTACATCCACCCGGACGAGTGCGTCGACTGCGGCGCCTGCGAGCCGGTGTGCCCGGTGGAGGCGATCTTCTACGAGGATGACGTGCCCGACGAGTGGATCGACTACATCGACGCCAACGCCGACTTCTTCGATGATCTGGGCTCGCCCGGCGGCGCCGCCCGGCTCGGCCCCCAGGACTTCGACGTGCCCCTGATCGCCAACCTGCCGCCGCAAGCAGAGGAGTAG
- the dapC gene encoding succinyldiaminopimelate transaminase — protein sequence MPRPRVPAGSLLPDFPWDSLADARRRAEAHPEGLVDLSVGTPVDEVAPAIREALAAAAAAPGYPQTTGTAALREAIAAAMSRRHRTMALDPGTQVLPVVGTKEAIAWLPTLLGVGAGHSVAIPGLAYPTYEVGALLAGAQVLRADSLTQLGPITPTLLYLNSPANPSGKVLGVEHLRKMVAWARERGVILASDECYLGLAWEAEAPSILDPRVCDGDPTNLLAIHSLSKTSNMASYRAGWLAGDPALIAELTAVRRHAGLMVPGPVQAAMVAALGDDEQERAQRRRYAARRELLRAAVVDAGFTVDDSEGGLYLWATRGEDARASVDWFADRGVLVAPGDFYGPRGGRHVRIALTATDAGIEAAGLRIAG from the coding sequence ATGCCCCGTCCCCGCGTCCCCGCCGGCAGCCTGCTGCCCGACTTCCCCTGGGATTCCCTGGCCGACGCCCGCCGGCGCGCCGAGGCGCACCCGGAGGGGCTGGTGGACCTCTCCGTGGGCACCCCGGTCGACGAGGTCGCCCCGGCCATCCGGGAGGCGCTGGCCGCGGCCGCCGCGGCGCCGGGGTACCCGCAGACCACCGGCACCGCGGCGCTGCGCGAGGCGATCGCGGCGGCGATGTCCCGGCGGCACCGCACCATGGCCCTGGACCCGGGCACCCAGGTGCTGCCGGTGGTGGGCACCAAGGAGGCGATCGCCTGGCTGCCCACCCTGCTCGGGGTCGGCGCCGGGCACAGCGTGGCCATCCCGGGGCTGGCCTACCCCACCTACGAGGTGGGCGCGCTGCTGGCGGGGGCGCAGGTGCTGCGCGCGGATTCGCTGACCCAGCTGGGCCCGATCACCCCGACCCTGCTGTACCTGAACTCCCCGGCGAACCCCTCCGGGAAGGTGCTCGGCGTGGAGCATCTGCGCAAGATGGTCGCCTGGGCCCGGGAGCGCGGCGTGATCCTCGCCTCCGACGAGTGCTACCTGGGCCTGGCCTGGGAGGCGGAGGCGCCCTCCATCCTGGACCCGCGGGTCTGCGACGGGGACCCGACGAACCTGCTGGCCATCCACTCGCTGTCGAAGACCTCGAACATGGCCTCCTACCGGGCGGGCTGGCTGGCCGGGGACCCGGCGCTCATCGCCGAGCTCACCGCGGTGCGCCGGCATGCCGGGCTGATGGTGCCCGGCCCGGTGCAGGCGGCGATGGTCGCCGCCCTGGGCGACGATGAACAGGAGCGCGCCCAGCGGCGCCGCTACGCCGCCCGCCGGGAGCTGCTGCGCGCCGCGGTGGTCGACGCCGGGTTCACCGTGGACGACTCCGAGGGCGGGCTGTACCTGTGGGCCACCCGCGGCGAGGACGCCCGGGCGAGCGTGGACTGGTTCGCCGACCGGGGGGTGCTGGTCGCCCCCGGGGACTTCTACGGCCCCCGCGGCGGGCGGCATGTGCGCATCGCGCTGACCGCCACCGACGCCGGCATCGAGGCCGCGGGCCTGCGCATCGCCGGCTGA
- a CDS encoding pseudouridine synthase, producing MEPTIPLDPVVLVEEPELLIVDKPPFLPTTPNGRLVDNTVLARLRAARGEPELTCIHRLDRLTCGLLLVTRCAATRGAYQRLFQEHRVAKAYRALTAPADAAAWPVGRTRETVSWIANVRGERGVRCVIAERAPDAAVGAAWRRARTRITHLGVAPADLRDLGGAAAQPCSRWRLEPVTGRTHQLRATMAALGLPILGDDTYPVDRGLDLADITRRLRLGATELRYVDPLDGLPRRWHEPIRHW from the coding sequence GTGGAACCGACCATCCCCCTCGATCCCGTGGTGCTCGTCGAGGAGCCCGAGCTGCTCATCGTGGACAAGCCGCCCTTCCTGCCGACCACCCCCAACGGCCGGCTGGTGGACAACACCGTGCTCGCCCGGTTGCGCGCCGCCCGCGGCGAGCCGGAGCTGACCTGCATCCACCGCCTGGACCGGCTCACCTGCGGGCTGCTGCTGGTCACCCGGTGCGCCGCCACCCGCGGGGCCTACCAGCGGCTGTTCCAGGAGCACCGGGTGGCCAAGGCCTACCGGGCGCTCACCGCGCCGGCCGACGCCGCCGCATGGCCGGTGGGGCGGACCCGGGAGACGGTGTCCTGGATCGCCAACGTGCGCGGGGAGCGCGGGGTGCGCTGCGTCATCGCCGAGCGCGCCCCGGATGCCGCGGTCGGCGCCGCCTGGCGGCGGGCGCGCACCCGGATCACCCATCTGGGGGTCGCCCCCGCCGATCTGCGCGATCTCGGCGGCGCCGCGGCGCAGCCCTGCTCCCGGTGGCGGCTGGAGCCGGTGACCGGGCGCACCCACCAGCTGCGCGCCACCATGGCCGCCCTGGGCCTGCCGATCCTCGGCGACGACACCTACCCGGTGGACCGGGGCCTGGACCTGGCAGATATCACCCGCCGGCTGCGCCTGGGCGCCACCGAACTGCGCTACGTCGACCCCCTCGACGGTCTGCCGCGGCGGTGGCATGAGCCGATCCGGCACTGGTGA
- a CDS encoding cutinase family protein, with protein MRPVRLRPRLLACAAAALLAAGAPAPAAALPGGAAGEAPAQPAQVDPPLLPPVLWSDSERIAGRGGGADPGCAPVTLVAVPGTGETNEVRDPDVAHGRITPGLAADLRAALGERAVRAVWLPYPSDAVATMGYAESRARGLAALHRLLGELAAACPGTRLALAGYSQGADILAGFAADLGRGAAAVPADRIAAVAVFGNPRRGMAGAQAAGTAEPGGVGVLGPAPAGWGPLAGRVLDACNAGDLWCESTPALRAVAGELTAASLNPARAGESLPALGGAGRAAARAAAADPSALPAAAGSAARVAAFLATGQAAHTRYEEDLDGAGSARAAAAAFLLARLR; from the coding sequence ATGCGCCCGGTCCGACTCCGCCCCCGCCTGCTCGCCTGCGCCGCAGCGGCGCTGCTCGCCGCCGGCGCGCCCGCCCCCGCCGCCGCGCTGCCCGGCGGCGCGGCGGGGGAGGCCCCGGCGCAGCCGGCGCAGGTGGATCCGCCGCTGCTGCCCCCGGTGCTCTGGTCGGATTCGGAGCGGATCGCCGGCCGCGGCGGGGGAGCCGACCCCGGCTGCGCCCCGGTGACCCTGGTCGCGGTGCCCGGCACCGGGGAGACCAACGAGGTCCGGGACCCGGACGTCGCCCATGGCCGGATCACCCCAGGCCTGGCCGCGGATCTGCGCGCCGCCCTGGGCGAGCGCGCGGTGCGCGCGGTGTGGCTGCCCTACCCCTCCGATGCGGTGGCCACCATGGGCTACGCCGAATCCCGGGCCCGGGGCCTGGCGGCGCTGCACCGGCTGCTCGGCGAGCTCGCCGCGGCCTGCCCGGGCACCCGGCTGGCGCTGGCCGGCTACTCCCAGGGCGCGGACATCCTCGCCGGCTTCGCCGCGGATCTCGGCCGCGGCGCCGCGGCGGTGCCCGCGGACCGGATCGCGGCGGTGGCGGTGTTCGGCAACCCGCGCCGCGGCATGGCCGGGGCGCAGGCGGCGGGCACCGCCGAACCGGGCGGGGTCGGGGTGCTCGGCCCCGCCCCGGCCGGGTGGGGGCCGCTGGCCGGCCGGGTGCTCGACGCCTGCAACGCCGGCGATCTCTGGTGCGAATCCACCCCGGCGCTGCGCGCGGTGGCCGGGGAGCTCACCGCGGCCTCGCTGAACCCGGCGCGGGCCGGGGAGAGCCTCCCGGCGTTGGGCGGGGCCGGCCGGGCGGCGGCGCGGGCGGCGGCCGCGGACCCGTCCGCGCTGCCCGCGGCGGCCGGGTCGGCGGCCCGGGTGGCGGCGTTCCTGGCCACCGGCCAGGCCGCGCACACCCGCTACGAGGAGGATCTCGACGGGGCGGGCTCGGCCCGGGCGGCGGCCGCGGCCTTCCTGCTCGCCCGGCTGCGCTGA
- the dapD gene encoding 2,3,4,5-tetrahydropyridine-2,6-dicarboxylate N-succinyltransferase, translated as MTSGARALGLATITDDGVVLDAWFPEPALAEVAADDAGVARLDAADLPAELAGLAGADPARGVTRVGVHVAIADLAAAPDCAEDAYLRLHLLSHRLVRPHGLNLDGVFGLLANVVWTNHGPCAVEGFAGTRARLAARGPVTVLSVDKFPRMVDYVVPAGVRIGDADRVRLGAHLAPGTTVMHEGFVNFNAGTLGSSMVEGRISAGVVVGDGSDVGGGASIMGTLSGGGTEVIAIGERCLLGANAGVGISLGDDCVVEAGLYVTAGTKCTVFAGGTSRQVKAAELSGASNMLIRRNSITGSVEVVPWHAGRVELNAELHRN; from the coding sequence ATGACTTCCGGAGCACGCGCACTCGGCCTGGCCACCATCACCGACGACGGCGTCGTCCTCGACGCCTGGTTCCCCGAACCGGCGCTGGCCGAGGTCGCCGCCGACGACGCCGGGGTGGCCCGGCTGGACGCCGCGGATCTGCCCGCCGAGCTCGCCGGCCTCGCTGGCGCGGACCCCGCCCGCGGGGTCACCCGGGTCGGGGTGCATGTCGCGATCGCCGACCTGGCCGCCGCCCCGGACTGCGCCGAGGACGCCTACCTGCGCCTGCACCTGCTCTCGCACCGGCTGGTGCGACCGCACGGGCTGAACCTGGACGGGGTGTTCGGGCTGCTCGCCAACGTGGTGTGGACCAACCACGGCCCCTGCGCGGTGGAGGGCTTCGCCGGCACCCGGGCCCGGCTGGCCGCCCGCGGCCCGGTGACCGTGCTCAGCGTGGACAAGTTCCCCCGGATGGTGGACTACGTGGTGCCCGCCGGGGTGCGCATCGGCGACGCGGACCGGGTGCGCCTGGGCGCGCACCTGGCCCCCGGCACCACCGTGATGCACGAGGGCTTCGTCAACTTCAACGCCGGCACCCTGGGCTCCTCGATGGTGGAGGGCCGGATCTCCGCCGGGGTGGTCGTCGGCGACGGCTCCGACGTCGGCGGCGGCGCCTCCATCATGGGCACCCTCTCCGGCGGCGGCACCGAGGTGATCGCCATCGGGGAGCGCTGCCTGCTCGGCGCCAACGCCGGGGTGGGCATCTCCCTGGGCGACGACTGCGTGGTCGAGGCCGGGCTCTACGTCACCGCCGGCACCAAGTGCACCGTCTTCGCCGGCGGCACCTCCCGGCAGGTCAAGGCCGCGGAGCTGTCCGGGGCCTCGAACATGCTGATCCGGCGCAACTCCATCACCGGCTCCGTGGAGGTGGTGCCCTGGCACGCCGGCCGGGTGGAGCTGAACGCGGAGCTGCACCGGAACTGA
- a CDS encoding amino acid permease, with translation MSDRANPAPADAADAAADTADLGHGLKVRHLTMMGLGSAIGAGLFLGTGVGIQAAGPGVLLSYVFAGTIVVLAMRMLGEMASARPASGAFSTYAEMAFGPWAGFVLGWLYWFMLVMVLGAEITGAGAIMGSWFGVPGWVPGLVCVVFFAIVNMARVRGFGEFEFWFAFIKVAVIIAFLVIGVALILGLLPGTEFVGTRHIAESGFLPNGVSGVSAGLLAVAFAFGGIEIITIAAAESEDPRRSIAAAVRSVIFRILVFYLGCVLVIIMLLPYEEIRGADSAAESPFTRVLEQAHLPGVVGFMEAIIVLALLSAFNAQIFATSRLVYSMSRRGQAPTLFARVNREAVPYRAVVMSMIFAFASVGVQVVFSGSAVLVFLLNAVGGCLLIIWLFIALSQIKLRPELERAGELSVRMWGYPWLSWVAVGLILALTALMVADEVARDQVYAVVVVFAVLLLTAFLTRSWRHAGRRAAGLDPMDGLRG, from the coding sequence ATGAGCGATCGAGCCAACCCCGCGCCCGCGGATGCCGCGGACGCCGCGGCGGACACCGCCGACCTCGGCCACGGGCTGAAGGTGCGGCACCTGACCATGATGGGCCTGGGCTCGGCGATCGGCGCCGGGCTGTTCCTGGGCACCGGGGTGGGCATCCAGGCCGCCGGGCCCGGGGTGCTGCTGTCCTACGTCTTCGCCGGGACGATCGTGGTGCTGGCGATGCGGATGCTCGGCGAGATGGCCTCCGCCCGGCCCGCCTCCGGGGCCTTCTCCACCTACGCGGAGATGGCCTTCGGCCCCTGGGCCGGGTTCGTGCTCGGCTGGCTGTACTGGTTCATGCTGGTGATGGTGCTCGGCGCGGAGATCACCGGCGCCGGGGCGATCATGGGCTCCTGGTTCGGGGTGCCCGGCTGGGTGCCCGGCCTGGTCTGCGTGGTGTTCTTCGCGATCGTGAACATGGCCCGGGTGCGCGGCTTCGGCGAGTTCGAGTTCTGGTTCGCCTTCATCAAGGTCGCCGTGATCATCGCCTTCCTCGTCATCGGGGTGGCCCTCATCCTGGGCCTGCTGCCGGGCACCGAGTTCGTCGGCACCCGGCACATCGCCGAATCCGGGTTCCTGCCCAACGGGGTCTCCGGGGTCTCCGCGGGGCTGCTCGCGGTGGCCTTCGCCTTCGGCGGGATCGAGATCATCACCATCGCCGCGGCCGAATCGGAGGACCCGCGGCGGTCCATCGCCGCGGCGGTGCGCTCGGTGATCTTCCGGATCCTGGTGTTCTACCTGGGCTGCGTGCTGGTCATCATCATGCTGCTGCCCTACGAGGAGATCCGCGGCGCGGATTCGGCGGCGGAGTCGCCCTTCACCCGGGTGCTGGAGCAGGCGCACCTGCCCGGGGTGGTCGGCTTCATGGAGGCGATCATCGTGCTGGCGCTGCTGTCGGCCTTCAACGCCCAGATCTTCGCCACCTCCCGGCTGGTGTACTCCATGTCCCGGCGCGGCCAGGCGCCGACCCTCTTCGCCCGGGTGAACCGGGAGGCGGTGCCCTACCGGGCGGTGGTGATGTCCATGATCTTCGCCTTCGCCTCGGTGGGCGTGCAGGTGGTGTTCTCCGGCTCCGCGGTGCTGGTGTTCCTGCTCAACGCGGTCGGCGGCTGCCTGCTCATCATCTGGCTGTTCATCGCGCTGTCCCAGATCAAGCTGCGCCCGGAGCTGGAGCGCGCCGGGGAGCTCAGCGTGCGGATGTGGGGCTACCCCTGGCTGAGCTGGGTGGCGGTGGGCCTCATCCTGGCGCTGACCGCGCTGATGGTCGCCGACGAGGTGGCCCGGGATCAGGTGTACGCGGTCGTGGTGGTCTTCGCGGTGCTGCTGCTCACCGCCTTCCTCACCCGCTCCTGGCGGCACGCCGGGCGCCGGGCCGCGGGCCTGGACCCGATGGACGGGCTGCGCGGCTAG